The Hordeum vulgare subsp. vulgare chromosome 7H, MorexV3_pseudomolecules_assembly, whole genome shotgun sequence DNA window CAATCAGGTCCTCAAATGGATACCAACCTAGACACGAGCCGGATAAACCCTATCTGATTTTGTTTTCTCCATTTGAGATTTGCAGGGGAGGTTGCATTGCCCGGAGGAAAGGCAGATGAGGGCGATGCTGATGATGCAGCAACAGCATTAAGGGAGGCAAAGGAGGAGATTGGGCTTGATCCATCCTTGGTCACTGTCGTTTCCTCGCTTGAGCACTTCTTGTCCAAGGTAAGATGTCTATGGGTTCTCGGCTTCTCGCTTATACCCTCACCGAAAAAAAATcacattgtatagcaggacagatTATTTAAGTGCATCATCGTAAAGACATGTAAGTTTTCTTTTCCTTGCTTAGACTTCGAAATAAAACACATGCATGCAGCTCAGACTTAGGATTTGCTTATAGATGTTTTGAGGATCATGTAGCAGGCTGTTCTTTAGAGTCCTCTTTTTCTGGATAGAACGTTATCTTTTTGCCCTTCTGATATCTCGGAATTAATATCATGAGCTCTCTTGGAAAGTTGCATAGCTAAAGTGAAATATTAATCTGAAGGAAAATTTGACTGTAATTTGAATTGAACCAAAAGCGCACTGCAATTTACCTTGGGACTAGGCAGCTCGTTTAGATTGTGCATGCTATCTTTTGCTTTTCAAGGTGGTGCACCTGATCATTTTGGCATTATTAAGGGTCTCGTTTAGGATTTGATTGAACTAAGGATTGAGTTACAATATATGCATTGTTTTCTGTGTTATGTAACACATGTGGCCTTTGACCGCACTTGTCACGTGTCTCTGAAGATTACTTTTATTCTGTCATATCACTATATGATATTTATGTGAAATATGTAGAAGAAAATAATGCCAATTTATTGATGCATAATACAAAGATATAATGCAGAAGGCAACCTCCTAGAACTGGAATGCATATCAGCTGCTGCAGAGGAAGCCTGGTTTCATCACCAAAATCGTTGTAGTAAAATGGCTAAGAGGTCGGCCGTAAGCAAGGAGCTCCCTTTATGTTGTTGCTTCAGCACTATCCAAGCCCAGTACAAATTATTGCGCCCTGTCACCGTTTTGGTTTTATGAAGTGGTAGACTTCATCTAGTAAAGGTTGCTTTTACAGTGTCGTTTTCATCCAGATTAACATTCCCATTTCTTTTGCAGCATCTTCTGgtagttgttcctgttgttggtaTACTCTCAGAtatacacgcattcaaacctatcCTTAATGTTGATGAGGTGGACGATATTTTTGATGTACCCCTAGAGATGTTCCTCAAGGTGAGTGCTATCAGTATATTTTCACCATTCTAATTAATTGGTTATATACAATCTTTATTTGGGTTTTTATGCTATGCTATTCATGTAAGCCTGGGTTGCATGTTTGTGATATTTGCAATTTACCGCGAAAATGACCAGTCAACTGGAAAGAAGCGAAGCACATAAATTACCATGATGTGTAGTAACATTGTGCTACGATGATatgtatactggaaaatacttggcCACAGTAGCTAACTATGATATGTCTTACACAGCAGTAGTGGTGCAAGAAATTTCTTGTATTTTTACCTGAAATCTTAGAATGTACTCAAAGCCAGTTTCCCTTTGTCAGGACGAGCGCAGGAGATCCGAGGAGCGAGAATGGATGGGGCAGGAGTTCACACTTCATCACTTTGATTACGAGAAAGACAACAAGACGTATGTAATCTGGGGTCTGACTGCCGGCATCTTGATTCATGCGGCTTCAGTTGTATACCAGCGGCCACCAGACTTTGCTGAGCGAAGAGTACAATTCAACCTTCCGAAGTGCTCAAAGGAGCCTTCTCCAATGCCATGATCAGGATTAGGATGCACACTCAGTTACATGTCTGATTCAGCATACAGAAGACTACATACACCAGAAGAAATGGTGGTATAGGATCTAAAAGGTTTCCAAATCATGTGctgttatatgatttatttattaTTCTTGGATGCGCCTATGGTACGCCGTCCCTGCAATTGATGTGAAGCGTTACGCCCTGTGGTTCAGCTGCGCCATGATTATGCAGGGTGTGCCACATCAAGCAGAGGACGACGATGCATTCCATGGTGTGCAACTTGTTGCACACAGCGATTAAAATTCAAACGTTTGACAAACATATTTGTCCTCTATTCATTGCATAATCGTACAGTATAAGAACATCATTCAGAAAATGTTTGGTGCTTACCTGAGTACAATCCAATCACTTGTCCGCTGCTTCTGTGCTATGGTTGCCCCTTTGTTGCACTTTATTATTTCCCCTGTCTTTTGCTCACACCAGTCTGAAAATGGTGAGGCTAAGAGCAACTTTAGTAGGTTCACCAAATCGGCGGCCTCTAAAATGCGTTCACCAAATCGGCAGCCTCTAAAATGCACTTTGAAAAGTTTTAGAGGTTGCTTAGTTCGTGTGCAAACTTAGGCAGTGTTCGGCAACCCTCCACTCCTTAGCTGCTCCCCAAATTACAGCTGCATGCCGCTCTGCTCCGGAATGGAGTTGCAGAGCAACATGCTCTTAGATTCCCTAAATGGCGGCCTCCACAATTAAGTCCATTAGAATTATTCCGGGTGTTAATGGGACTCGGTACATTAGAATTATTATCTGAAAATTAAGTCCAACTTCCATTTGGTTCATGATTCAGGGTTACAGCGTCGCAATAAATTACCAACCGAGTTTCTGCGCTGTTGTCATCCATCAGCTTAGATTCCATGCGATTTTGACTGCAAATACATGACTTCTGAGAGAAGGGCTCACTCAAATATGGGCAGTAAATATTTCCTGGTGTAAATGACATCTCTGGCCGAGGCCAAAAAATTGTATAACTCTCAGCATCCGTTGTCAAAATACAAACTGAATATACAGTACAAAGCAAAATACACACTATAAAGGCTTTATACAACTCCAATATGTATGATTCAGCACCAGTGTGCACTCTCTTCCGTGTTCAGTGTTCCAACCAGCTACGTATTAAATATCCTCAGGGTTTATGTTCTCTTCTATGACCTCAATGCAAGATCCAACTGACCTCCCAGAAGACATTGCCTCTGCAAGCTTTGATCTAGCCTTTTCATGGCGGCGCAGTATCAGAACGATGTTCAGCACAGCCCACCTCACCTGTGAATCAGCTTTGTTCTGGGTGAAACCCAGGCTCTTGAACAGTCCATCCAGCTGTTAATGAAAGAAACACGAAAACAGAGCAGATAATTAGAGGATGCCTTGTTTCAAAAAATAAATAGAGGATGGGGTTACATGATGTTTGTCAACTTAGCACGTAAGTAAACTGATGCTGAAAAACCTTGTTAACGTCGTCTAATCCTCCTTCGGCGTATCCATACAGAAGATACTCAGTTGCTACTCCAGCCAGTGCAATACATGAGAACTTGTTCAGCATCTGCCATTAGATACAACTTATAGCCAGGTCAATCACAAATATGACCCCACAAAAAGAATCACAAATATGAACCAATCTCAGAAGGCAACAAATCgtgtaagagcaactccaacggggcgacccatttcgtccgccgccgtccgtttgggtTCGCGCGGACAAAAAGTTGGCCCAAAGCGCCGACCCAAATGGACACGCGTCCACTTTTTGTCCGCCTGCCGACCCATTCCCGACCCAATTTTAAGCCTGATTTGCGTCGACGCGGACACGAAGCGGACGCGCGACTACTCCCCTCCTTGGCCCGCAAGTCGGCGGCAAAGCAGCCACTTTTTCCCTCCATTTTTTCCAAACCCTCCCGCTCGCTCCCGTGCCCGCTCCCACCGCCATGGACAACGACCTCGAGGCCACCGCCGGCCTCACCTCCCTCGCCTcgtccggcgccgccgccgcagccagaGGCAAGCCCCGCGCCCCCTGCAAGGCCGTCGTGCCGCCCAAGAAGGAGTTGACGCACAAGGAGCGGGCCGTGGAGTCGGCCAAGAGGAAGGGCCAGAGGCATGCACAGGATGCAAGGGGCgaggcagccgccgccgccgccgcgcagcaGGAAGACACCAATGCCCGGGTGAAGGCGGCAACGAGGGAGGCCTTATTGTACCTAGGGGTAAACCCTAGCCAACACGGGCTTGTCAACGCCGCCGTTGCCGCGGCCGCGGCTAGCACGGGCTCGTCAGCATATCCTCGGATGATACTGCCGGAGTCGCCGCGCGCGTCTTCCACGCAGCCGATTCCCGGCTTCCACGTCTACCCGCAAGGCAGCCGCTTCTCCGGGGAATGCTCGCCGGAGGTGAGCATTGTGGCCCCTTCCACGCCCACGCCGGTGACCATCGACCTCAACGCCACGCCGGTGGCAGGCGGATCATCGTCCGGAGGCAGGAAGAAACGCCAGCGCGAGATGCCAGCCGACATGCTCACCGGCGCTCGCAATTTGTTCGACGAAATGCCGACGGTCGTCGACGATGACACGGCCAACCGTTTCCTCGAGAACATGATCTTTGAAGGCGGTGCGCCGACGGCTGGTGGTTACTCCACGGCTGTATACGATCCCGATGAGACCCAAAGCCAGGACGGCCGAGCGCCATTCACGCAAGCCACCAATGATCCACATGATGCCTTCATGCAAGATTAGGTCGGCCTAGATGGCTCCCCGCTCGACCATGAGTTCCCGGAGGACTACGACCttgacgaggaggaggatgacatTGACATTAACGGGGAGCCTTTGttcaaggaggagctcgccaaccAAACTGTTGTCAGGGTGAAGCCGAAGCGCAAGAGCAAGCGGACGAAGGCATACACGCCGGCAGAGGACAAGCTCTTTTGTGAGTGTTGGAGGGACATTGGGCAAGACCTGAAGGTCGGCGCCGAACAAAAGTATTCAGCCTTATGGACTCGTGTTCATCGTGAGTTCCATGAGCGCAAGAAGTTTCCCTCGTACCAAATGCAAAGCAAGCATGGATGGGTGTCACTTTCGAAGCGTTGGAGGGTGATTCAACAAgattgcaacaagttttgtgccacCTATGAGAGCATCAAGGCACGCCCCGTGAGCGGCCTCGACATGCAAGACATCATATGCATGCCCTCTCATTCCCTTTTGGTGCCACGCATTTTTCCCGTGGATTGCAAGTCCATTTGCCCACATATGCTTGCTTGGTTTGAATTGTAGGTGTTCCAAGCTTTGGAGGCATTCAAGGTTCAACACAACGGCAAGGCCTTCCATCTCTCCCATTGTTGGACTATCATCAACGGGGAGGAGAAATTCAAGGCGCAATATGCCGCCCTCTTGGCGTGTGGGGGGAAATAAGTTGTGGGGGACCAAGGTGACGGCGAGAAGGCCCAGTCGCGGGGGAAGACCAACTCGAAGAAAGAGGACAAGCGGGACGCGACGTCGATCGCCTTGCTTGAAAAGGAGGAGGGCATGATAAGCAAGAAGGACTTAAGGGAGGAGAAGCGCCGGCAAGAAAAGGAAGAGCAAATGAACGCCTTCATGGAACTCCAAAGGAGGAGGCTCGAGATTGACGTGGAGAGGCAAGCCAAGATGCTTGAGTTGGAGGAGgcgaagcaagccaagatgctcgAGATCGAGGCCACGAATGCCAAGACCAAGGCGAAAGAAGTGGCCCTCGCAAGCATGAAGACGGACGTGGAGACCATGAAGGTTGATCTGAACACCGTGTCGCTGAGGAAGAGGCTATGGTTCGAGAAGATGTAGGCCGAAATGCTCAAGTTCGACCAGCTGTGATCTGCGATGGAGATCACGGTCTCCTTTTTGTATGCCGGCAAGTATGCTTGCATGACCACGGGCCGACATGGCGTGATCGAATTCCCGCCCCTTTTGGTCTGCTGGCATGTGTGCCGGCCGCTGGCAAGTGTGCTAGCATGCACTGCATGGTGGTTTTCTGTAGGCTGGCAATGTATGTCGGCCACTGGCATGGTGCCGGTATTAACTCTTGGGCGTTGGCATGATCTATGGCCAGAGGCCTTTTTAATCTAAATGTACGGACATAAATGGGTCACCCGCGTTGGGCGCATGGCCGACCCAAAAAGAAAAGCGGGCGGACGCGGAGCGGGCGGCCGACCCAAACGGGCAAAAAGCGGACAAagcgcgcgtccgtttgggtcgcccCGTTGGAATTTCTCTAATACCTTTGATTTTGTACATATCTATTCACTGAAAAAGCAGTAGTTCATAGGTAGGCAATAATTGCACCCATCCCAGAATATGCTAATTATGTGTTAAAATGGCAGTCACTTTTGGTCGAAGTAAACCAAGTAGAGAGCTTTGGAATGGGGATTACTATGTGTTTTTACATCAATAAATCTTCTCCATATTTTAAATGATCCAACAATATTTTGTTCATCTTTAAATTTTAACTTCGCTGAAAGCATATAATCAGTGTTCATTGTGGCAGCTCTGAGTTCTGATGCCGATATACACTTGGAAGTAGACATTTATTTTTTGCCAGGATTTGGAAGTAGACCTTGAAGAACAACGAACAACATCTTACATCATTTTTACGTGCTTTGCAAACAATAATAATTTAGAGACTCACCTTTGCAGACAGTTTGCCTGTATTGATCTGAAAATGAAAATAGCCATTAGACTGGTACATATATAACTCCTTTGTAGGAGAAGATATAGAAAATATCGACAAATGTAAAGCAGAGCTGCAGCTGTTCCATACTGGCTTTCTGTAGCAGACGATGGTTTTTCATATCAGCAAAATAGTTGGTGGTTAACAATAAACATTTCATCTACAATGCTCATCCATTTGCCCATGTTCAGTCGAATTGTATGTATCATAAAATTGCAAAAGAAGAGCATCTCGCTCTATACTGAAATATAAAACATTATGTTTTTGTATTACAAAAAGAATGGAGAAAGATATAAGATTTGGGGACTGCAGATTATTATGAATAATTGATCTCTGCTTTCCACCCTTCACCAATCTGACTACTGCTTAAAGAGCAAATAGTGTTAACAGATTCTTTTATTGCACAAAATTAGATTTGACTAATTAGTAGCAACGGAGGAGTTTTACTGCATGAAAGTATTTGGTCAGAGTGACAGTAACACTGGGGCCATAGAGTATTGCATGAATGTAAAATTAATTGCTAAATTCAATAGTTCAAAGGTATGCCATGCACACTTAACACTGACAGGGAGAATAAGtgtatctagtagaataaaggagcAAACAATGCTAGGTATTGTGTGTCAATTAAGAATAATAGCACTTCAAAAATTATCCCAATATTAAGAATTGACTTAGAAAGCTGACCTCTTCAACGAACTCAAAGTCCACAAAAGCTGTCCCAGCTTGCACGTTCAGTGATCCTTGTTTCGTAAGTGTATCTAAACATGTGATAGTATATTCCTTCGGAAGCACTCCAAGCAAGTATGCTATCAAGAAGTGACCAGCTTCATGCTTCACATATTCCAAACATAGGATATTAATTGTTTAGATTATGTATATGATAAACCACACTTGAAAAAGTATACAAACAGTTTGCTCGTATTCAAGAATGGAGTTTGTTCAAGAATGGaatattattgaaattttgttcaAGAATGGAATATTGTTGAAATTGAGCTTTGCATACCTCAATAACTCTGTTGTGGTACTTCTCGCTGAGACTGTGAGCAATTGTGTCGAGAACCAAGTTCTCGCCCCTCCATTGTAATATATCTAGAAAGCTGTAGCCATATAAGTTCAAGCAACAGATTGGCTGACTCAAGTGATTATACCATTTCTATGGGGAAATTTATACGGACTAATGTTCTGCATTACTTTGTATGAATTTTGTCCTGTGATCCTAAGAATCAGTTAAATGGCTACAAGTAGTATAAACTTAGCTGAATCAACCACACTTCCTTACTAGGAAGCTATAACGTTGGATGTGTATGCATGCAAACTCATATGACTGTCTAGTTCGAAATTGAACAAAAACTCAAGCTAATTGGCACCAAAGAAGCACAAAACAGATGAATACATCAGTACTGCCAGAGAATATCTATTCACTGCCTTAGATCATTGAGTTCTCCTCTAAGAGATGGATATACGAAAAATAAAGATTGTTGTTAAAAACTGCAACAAGGTAGCCGCAAAGCACACATGGCCCAAGCATATGCTTTGAAATAACAACACCACGCGAACAATAACAGTTCAACGGCCAGTCAGCAACAAGATATGTAACAGATGATACACAAGGCCAAGTAGTCAAGTAAATAGTCAGCAACAAGATATGTAACAGATGATCTACAAGGCCGATTAATCAAGTAAATTGTAACTCACCAAATCAACAGACCACACGAACAGTAGGCCTACAAAGATAAGCAGTGCTTGGAGTTGAGAAAGCTCAAATGCAACTGAAACAGAAAGCCCTCCAAGAAGCGCGGCAATTTGGAGATTTCTCTCAATTGATCCCAAAGTCTGATCCACAGGAGATAGGAAAGAAGAAGTATCGATCCCATTTAGCTTAAGCTCATCTAGTTTATAAAGCCTTTGAGGTACCTAACAGAGATTTTGGTAAAAAAACAGCAGAGTAAGTATGCTACATAACATTCTCAAAAAAGGATAAAGGTAAAGCTTCACTTTCTTCCTTATCGAACATGTAACACATTCTAGCAGGTGGAAATGACGCAGCACAAAGAAGCAAAGTTGAAGCGTTTGCTTGTCAAATATGTGAACTGGCATTAAAGATCAACAATTGTTTTCGCATGTAATTGGTTTGAATATAACCTTCAACAAAGAAATACTTGCAGTTGCCTACCATGCAACTGTGGAGAATATTTTGAGCATTAGTTTGGATAAATGATAGCATGAAAATGAACTCATAGTACATTCGTGCAGATTGTTCACATTTGTTTATCAACAATAAAATAACTGTAACATTTTAACAAAGTTGTTCAGTTTGATAGTCAATACTAGCAAAGTTGCATTGTCGTCAATCAATTTAGTTTAAAAGTTGCATTGCTTGCTAGCCAAATATGTGGCAGACTGGCACCAAACACCATCAATAGTTTTTCCATGTATATTTGAATATACTCCATAGTGTAGAAATATTCACAAATGCCCTCCATACAGTGATGAAAAGAAATCAAGGTCAAAATTTATAGGCGACAGGTAGGTGGCGTGGCCATGGCCGTGGAGTCATGGTTTTTACTCGGTTTTCTGTGATAAACCGAGTCTTGTGTGGGTTTTTTAGGTCTGGTTTCCCTCGTAAGAATGGATCAGTTCTTTTCTTTTGTAGCAGTTGTGGGAGGTCCTGACAAGGCTTCGGAAAAAGAATGGTAAGATTTGGAACCTCAAGCTCAAATTCCCATGCCAAATACCCAAATCATGGACCGTCAAACCTTTACTAATTCCATCCAACAGAACAGTCCCATATGGTACTCCACTATACTAATACCGGATTCGGGGCAGTCGGAGGAAGTCTTTATAAAAGGAGATACCTTATAAGAGCATGCCGTCAGTGGCGGAGACAGGGGGCGAGCAGGGCCTGCCCCCAACGACCAGCTTACACATGAAGTATTGCTACGTATATACCTGTACTTGGCTTCACTTTCTTCCTTATCGAACATGTAACACATTCTAGCAGGTGGAAATGACGCAGCACAAAGAAGCAAAGTTGAAGCGTTTGCTTGTCAAATATGTGAACTGGCATTAAAGATCAACAATTGTTTTCGCATGTAATTGGTTTGAATATAACCTTCAACAAAGAAATACTTGCAGTTGCCTACCATGCAACTGTGGAGAATATTTTGAGCATTAGTTTGGATAAATGATAGCATGGAAATGAACTCATAGTACATTCGTGCAGATTGTTTACATTTGTTTATCAACAATAAAATAACTGTAACATTTTAACAAAGTTGTTCAGTTTGATAGTCAATACTAGCAAAGTTGCATTGTCGTCAATCAATTTAGTTTAAAAGTTGCATTGCTTGCTAGCCAAATATGTGGCAGACTGGCACCAAACACCATCAATAGTTTTTCCCTGTAATTTGAATATACTGCATGCCGTGGAAGAACCTTTGTTTTAAGTTGGTCCTGATATTCACCACACGTGTGGTATATGCAAAATTACGTGGATCTAATAAACTTCTACTAAAACATATGCAACTGATCATTACGTCAAGCGAACTACGAATAAACTGCACACTAACCAAGACAAGTAAAATCGTCTCTGAAAACATCATTAACATCTCTCGCACCCTCTCTTCTCTGTTCATCCCCCCACTCTAATTCGAAGACGATCGAACGTTAACAATTGCGTTGAGAGCAAAGTCAAAACTAGGCCTCGAGGGATGATACGCAGTATCAAGAGAACACCAACCTGCCTCGCGGCGCCAAAGCACCGGAGCCCGCCGCCCTCCCCCTGTGAGCCGCGCACCAGTGACAGCGCGGCCTCGTCGTTCCCCTTCCGCAGCTCGTCGTCCACCTGCTCGAGCACCGCCCTCAGACGCGCGGCCGCCGGCTCGGAGGAGGTGTTCGCGGCGCGAGCCGGCCGCAAGCGCAGCCTGGCAGcccgggcggcggcgggggggatGCAGCTGGGTGAAGCCGCGGCAGGTCGGCCCTCCCAGTATCATCTTCCACGCGGAGTCGAGCAGGTCCACACACACGAAAACCGACGGATTTATGAGGAAGTTTACGACCAACGGACCAAATTCTAGCTTTTTAGAGCATCTATAACCGGTCTCGGCCCCTGCTCAAACGTCCGACCATCCGGTTATAGAAAATCGATCCAGACGGGTTTCTTAAACCAAAATCAAACGTCCGCTGATCGATACCCCGTTTCCAGCCTAAAATAGGACAGGTACGAGGAAGCCCGGACACGCCTATCACGTCGGACCCGACAGTCCGACCATACCTCAAATTGCACCAAATCCCCCAAATCCTTCCTCCTTCCCTCCCGCCGTCCTCCAACATTTCCCGCGCCCGACCCCTCCCCGTCCGGCACCCTTGCTCTCCATCCTCACCACCTGTCCTGATCCATCGTTGCGATGTCTTCCACCCCTTCCCCGACCGTCGCGACGGAGACGAGGTCCGTCTCGTCGGCGGCGGCCCTTCCTCCGCTTAGTCTTGCAAGCCGGAGAACATCGCCCGTAAGATGCCCTGTTGCCGACAGCGACAGAGGAAGGCGGAGTTGGCGGTGCAGGTACATATGAGCGTTGTCCAGGAGATGTCTCCCCCGGTGTGTCGGGCTCCCGCACCCCATCCATGCAAGCGCCGGCGTGGATTGTGCTATCCAGCACCGTCAagaccgaggaggaggatgagacggCCGGCTGGACCCTTCCGGAGAGCTTTTCGGCCACAAAGCAGTCGTCGGTCCATGAGTGTGAGTCCACGCAGCTCACTCGGGAGCGGGTGGGCATGGACAACCCCACCGCCCGGGCTGCACTCGACATGTTTGACGAAATGTCTCAACAAGACCGGATACGTTTGGTCATGTCCGATCTAATGATTAATGTTTCGTATAGTTCACTAGTTCGCACAAGATGATTGCTTGCAAACCATGAAGGTATAGGCAACATACTTGGCAAGTATGATCAATGAGAATGAAGATCCGGCCCATGTGGAACATGAAATGGAGGAGACGGCGGCATTTGTGATTGGGTCAACATCTGATCCGAGTcctaccaagaagaagaagaagggcaagacgACGGGCTTGCTTCCTCAAGATTTGAGGACATCTTGTTGGTCAAATCTTGGTTGAACACAACATTGGATCCAATAAGTGGCACCGAGCAAAAGGGGACCACGTATTGGAAGAAGATTTGGAAGGACTATCATGAATTGAAGGTGTATGTGGAGCCGCATCCGCAATGTGGCatgtgaaagtgcatgctatgcctctAATCgatttttggtgttaatgacaacacatacataggaaactaatcctatttgttgagtgtatctcaggatggcaagtactttagtagattgagaattatgtgccaaaggtggtctgagaagatcgggatttatatttcgggaaggctcgggattaagaaaagatgatgtagactattcttttgagtttactgatattgagtatagggatccctcactattaagaggggatcacaggttttgcgatgaacttgctcgtaccacatcttcactgtcatacccaataccacatattctccactctgttcttatctcaaaacaggtctattgcctcggacgtccggctccctccggacgtccgagggccggacgaccggcaggcttcggaaatccggagccctccaccagaagtttgtgagtcatataactcggatttccggcaccctccggacatccgagggccggacgtccgaccagcctcggaaatccggagccctgcaccagaagaacatgagctctataactcggatttccggctctctccggatgtccgagggccggacgtccgttccccttcggaaatccggaacctcccaccagaagaagttgagtctaataactcggatttccggtcctctccggacgtccggttgctgttcaattcacagtgttttCATTCATATCTACATGCctcagacgaccgacccctgtcggacgcccgacccctcgcggacgcccggacttccggcaactgtcggacgtccggaccctgtgtgacttaaagtgtccccaacggctggttttcactccccactatatatactcttctcctaaCTCGTGAAAGGTTGTTCAACACAGccagaatacatccaagaacacctttcttctcactcactcttgtctacaccaaatcctaggtcccaagagcatttgtgagtccctttgagtgttgttccaatcaaaagatagatcgtctccctctcctccttcccaccaaagtgatttgtgatttgagcaagttttgagcaatccccgtgatcttgttactcttggaggttggagactcctaggcggtaggagtcttcggagaggaatcaaaccattgtgatttcccccggaaagtttgtgaaggtttggaagccacctcaaggcttaccactagtggttgagaaacgcctttgtggagttatctcaaagggagaatagggtgagccttcgtggcgttggtgtgccttcgtggtaacatccgcccctctaacggtgacgtagcttccctccaaggaagtgaacatcgggatacatccttgtctctcttggagttttggttattcctaaccctaactctctacttgtgttaatccttattacgtacttgtatttgattattgtttaccgcttgtcttacttcactctaaatagcttactccttgtcgtagcaagtattaggcctacactcatattccgcacttttgcctaaaattgctaagtaattattaaaatttggatttgtacctattcaccccccccctataggtccatctcgatccttttcaattggtatcagagcctcgtgctctattcttgtggcttaaccgccctagagcgagatggatgaggttccagctacggtagctccagtgcagagggacgggacttccacggaagtcaagtctttcacctctgaggacctggaatgggcccttgccaagcaaaaagaggagcatgatgcttctcttgaggccatggtccaaatgagactgacatcactaaccacggggacaaccacgtccccgagggcctcagggccacatgtgcatggtacttcatttggccaacaacctccggaaaggaaccaaaccagtgttccatggctttatgc harbors:
- the LOC123407999 gene encoding nudix hydrolase 15, mitochondrial-like isoform X2, with amino-acid sequence MEEELGTSIEALIRRLRLHQPPPSPYTGDPSTAATPAAANLFQPRRAAVLVCLFQDAAGELRVLLTKRASSLSTHSGLVLRPVGEVALPGGKADEGDADDAATALREAKEEIGLDPSLVTVVSSLEHFLSKHLLVVVPVVGILSDIHAFKPILNVDEVDDIFDVPLEMFLKDERRRSEEREWMGQEFTLHHFDYEKDNKTYVIWGLTAGILIHAASVVYQRPPDFAERRVQFNLPKCSKEPSPMP
- the LOC123407999 gene encoding nudix hydrolase 15, mitochondrial-like isoform X1, with the protein product MEEELGTSIEALIRRLRLHQPPPSPYTGDPSTAATPAAANLFQPRRAAVLVCLFQDAAGELRVLLTKRASSLSTHSGEQLARFCVTASDLSESWRPGLVLRPVGEVALPGGKADEGDADDAATALREAKEEIGLDPSLVTVVSSLEHFLSKHLLVVVPVVGILSDIHAFKPILNVDEVDDIFDVPLEMFLKDERRRSEEREWMGQEFTLHHFDYEKDNKTYVIWGLTAGILIHAASVVYQRPPDFAERRVQFNLPKCSKEPSPMP
- the LOC123407999 gene encoding nudix hydrolase 15, mitochondrial-like isoform X3; this translates as MEEELGTSIEALIRRLRLHQPPPSPYTGDPSTAATPAAANLFQPRRAAVLVCLFQDAAGELRVLLTKRASSLSTHSGEVALPGGKADEGDADDAATALREAKEEIGLDPSLVTVVSSLEHFLSKHLLVVVPVVGILSDIHAFKPILNVDEVDDIFDVPLEMFLKDERRRSEEREWMGQEFTLHHFDYEKDNKTYVIWGLTAGILIHAASVVYQRPPDFAERRVQFNLPKCSKEPSPMP